The window CGAACTGGCGGCCTCCAAACGAGGTGCGCAGTTGGCCGTCGGCCTCGAGCGCCTGCGCGAACTGTCTGGGTCGTTCCAGCGCATCGGCCTCTCGGCGACCGTCGGCGACCCCGAATCCGTGGGCCAGTTCCTCACGGGTGGGCGACCGTGTACGATCCGGGAGATCGACGTCGGGAGCCTGATCGACGTGCAGGTACGGCGTCCCGCGGTGACGAGCGAGGACGAGCGACTGTCGGGAAAACTCGCAACTGACGCGACGACGGCCAGCCACGTCCGGTTCATCCGCGACCTCGTCGACGACCACGAGTCGACCCTCATTTTCGTCAACACCCGCCAGACGGCCGAAGCGCTCGGATCGCGGTTCACTCAACTCGAGTTACCGATCGGGGTTCATCACGGCTCGCTCTCGAAGGCGGCCCGGATCGACGTCGAGGATCGGTTCAAAGCCGGGGAACTCGACGCGTTGCTCTGTACGTCCTCGATGGAACTCGGCATCGACGTCGGTCGGATCGATCACGTAATCCAGTACCAGAGCCCGCGCCAGGTCTCGCGGCTGCTCCAGCGGATCGGGAGGGCAGGTCACCGTCGGGACGCTGTGTCGAAGGGTACCATCGTCACCACCAGGCCCGACGACACCCTCGAGGCGCTGGCGATCGCCCGACGGGCGAAAGCCGGCGAGGTCGAGCCCGCCTGGATTCACGAAGGGAGCCTCGACGTGGTCGCCAACCAGCTCCCCGGCATCGTGCAATCGACGGGATCGCGCCACCTCACCGAGGTGTACGGCCTCCTCACGCGAGCGTACCCGTTCGCCGACCTCGAGGAGGAAACGCTCAGGACTGTCGTCGAGGAACTCCACCGCAACCGGATCGTCTGGTTCGACGAGAGCGCCGACCGAATCGAGACCACCGGCGGCACCTGGCAGTACGTCTACGCGAACCTCTCGATGATCCCCGACGAGGCGACCTACGAGGTTCACGACATCGCCTCGAGCGGCCAGATCGGCACCCTCGACGAGCGGTTCGTGACGACGTTCGGGCAGCCGGGAGCCACCTTCATCCAGCGCGGGGAGATGTGGCGGATCGTCGAGATCGACGACGACGAAGAGCGGGTGAACGTCACCCCGATCGAGGATCCCGCCGGCGAGGTACCGTCCTGGATCGGCCAGGAGATCCCAGTACCGCAGGCGGTCGCCCAGGAGGTCGGCGAGATCCGTACCGCTGCCGGCTCCCAACTCGAGGTCGGAGCCGACGTGGAGGCCGTCGGTCGCGACCTGGCCGAACGCTATCCCGGCGACGAATCGACGCTCGTCGACGCCTGCGAACAGCTTCGTGACCAGCTCGACGGCGAGGCCCCGATGCCGACGGACGACCGAATCGTCCTCGAGCGACAGGGGCCGACCGTCGTGATCAACGCCTGTTACGGCCACCGGACGAACGAAACGCTCGGTCGCGTGCTGTCGGCCCTGCTCGGTCAACGTTCGGGCTCGTCAATCGGGCTCGACACCGACCCGTACCGGATCGAACTCGAAGTGCCGACGTCGGTCGCGACGAGCGAGATCGTCGAAGTGTGCACCGAGACGGATCCCGACCACGTGGAGACGATCGTCGAACTGGGTCTCAAGCGATCCGATGCCCTCGCCTTCCGCCTCTCGCAGGTCTCGGCGAAGTTCGGCGCGCTCAAGCGGTGGCAGGGATCGGGACGCCTGTCGAACGAACGCTTGCTGGCCGCGCTCGAGGAGACGCCGATGTACGCCGAGTCGATCAGGGAGGTGTTTCACGAGGATCTCGACACGGTGAGTGCAGGCCAGGTGCTTGCGGGGATTCAGTCGGGTTCGATCTCGCTCGAGACGGTTCGCGGCCGGACGGCCATCGGAAGCGCCGGTCGCTCAGGCGGCAAGGAGCTGTTGGCGCCCGAAAACGCCGATGCGAGCGTCATCAAGACGGTCAAAGAGCGCCTGCACGACGATCGGGTCGTCCTGGTGTGTACCCACTGTACGGAGTGGCTCTCGCGGACGAAAATAAAGCGAGTTTCCGACCAGCCCGAGTGTCCGAACTGTGGCTCGACCCGCATCGCCGCGTTGAGCCCGTGGGCCGATGAGGTGGTACAGGCCATCCAGGCGGATTCGAAGAGCGCCGAACAGGTGGAGCATACCCAGCGGGCCGTTAGAAACGCCGGACTGGTGCAAAGCCACGGCAAGAAAGCCGTCATCGCGATGTCAGCCCGCGGGGTCGGCCCGCACAACGCCGCCCAGATCATCAGTCGGTTACGCGAGAACGAAGCGGATTTCTACCGGGACATCCTCGAGAAAGAGCGCCAGTACGCGCGGACGAAGGCGTTCTGGGATTGATTTGGGATGTGATATGTCGGTGCCAGCACTCGAGCCAAAGATCACCGACTGCGTAACCGCCGACCAGTGGCCCGAAACGTTATTAGTTTCTGGTTTGTCAGCACGAATATGTCTGCACAGACAACTGACGGGGGAAGCGACATAGAGAAATGGAAACTACCGACGATCGCCGGCATCGTCGCGTTTCTCGGCGGATTTTTGGTCACCTACGTATTGAAGGGGAGCGACGTCAGTGGTGAAATCGCGGAAGAGTGGAACGGTGGCGCAGAGGAAGTCGGCGAACCGAGCACGTTTGAGGCCGT of the Natronosalvus vescus genome contains:
- a CDS encoding DEAD/DEAH box helicase, producing MTSGDVAAFTHLGSRVRDALSERGFATPTAPQRLAIPPLAAGEDTLVIAPTGSGKTETAMLPVFDDLVADPPEGFGALYVTPLRALNRDMRDRLEWWGEYLDLEVDVRHGDTTQYQRGKQAESPPDVLITTPETLQAMLTGERLREGLEDVSHVVIDEVHELAASKRGAQLAVGLERLRELSGSFQRIGLSATVGDPESVGQFLTGGRPCTIREIDVGSLIDVQVRRPAVTSEDERLSGKLATDATTASHVRFIRDLVDDHESTLIFVNTRQTAEALGSRFTQLELPIGVHHGSLSKAARIDVEDRFKAGELDALLCTSSMELGIDVGRIDHVIQYQSPRQVSRLLQRIGRAGHRRDAVSKGTIVTTRPDDTLEALAIARRAKAGEVEPAWIHEGSLDVVANQLPGIVQSTGSRHLTEVYGLLTRAYPFADLEEETLRTVVEELHRNRIVWFDESADRIETTGGTWQYVYANLSMIPDEATYEVHDIASSGQIGTLDERFVTTFGQPGATFIQRGEMWRIVEIDDDEERVNVTPIEDPAGEVPSWIGQEIPVPQAVAQEVGEIRTAAGSQLEVGADVEAVGRDLAERYPGDESTLVDACEQLRDQLDGEAPMPTDDRIVLERQGPTVVINACYGHRTNETLGRVLSALLGQRSGSSIGLDTDPYRIELEVPTSVATSEIVEVCTETDPDHVETIVELGLKRSDALAFRLSQVSAKFGALKRWQGSGRLSNERLLAALEETPMYAESIREVFHEDLDTVSAGQVLAGIQSGSISLETVRGRTAIGSAGRSGGKELLAPENADASVIKTVKERLHDDRVVLVCTHCTEWLSRTKIKRVSDQPECPNCGSTRIAALSPWADEVVQAIQADSKSAEQVEHTQRAVRNAGLVQSHGKKAVIAMSARGVGPHNAAQIISRLRENEADFYRDILEKERQYARTKAFWD